TCTAGTTGGGAATTAGCGTTAGTTGATGGTAGTGATGTACGACCAAAACGTCGTGGTTTGGTGACAGGGCCAAATCGGAGTATTCAAATGGTCGTGAAACATCAGCATCAGATACCTTCTCGTACTCTAGAATCTAGTTCTCTCTAACTCTTGAGAGGGTTGATATTTGCTAAAAGTATTTATCAGCCCTTATCTATATATTTTGATGGATTTTGATATTTATTAAAATTAGGAAAAACTTTCATACCAAATCAAATAATGTTTGCGACACATCAGTAATATTCTAGAGGTCACGGCAGTGCCGAGACCCTAACATCTGTCGCATTCTTTTTTAAATTGGTATCAGTAATTGTAATAGATTGCGTACATCAAATTGATTAAAAATTTGTATAGCGCTCTGGTTTAATCATTGAAAAAATTCCCTACATTTTAATATTAAGTGTAGGGTGGGTATTGCCCACCCTATACAGATTTTGGTAGGCTCACTGTATTTCAGAAATTAAATATGAGTTCTATATTATTGATTGGCTTTTACTTAGTAATTTCCATTTATAATTACATCAGCCAAGGTATATATATCTTAATACAGATACACTCCTGAGCCTCTAAATACTAAATTGATTAGGTAAGAGGATACTAGGAGCATAGAGACTCATGCCAGATCAGCACAGGTTGGAAGAGCAGATAATATCACAGGTAGCAGAAAATACCCTATCCAACCAACTGGATGAAGTAGAACAAATAGACGTAGATGTGCGAACTGACATCTTGAAAATAGCTCAGGGACAAGTAGAAGAGATTTCCCTAAGCGGCCAAGGTGTGGTTCTACAAAAAGATATCCGAGTACAGGAAATAAAAGTCAAAACAGATAGTGTTGCTATCAATCCTTTAAGTGCTATTTTTGGTCAAATTGAACTGAATGAGCCAGTAAATGCGATCGCTCGCATTGTCATGACAGAGACAGATATTAATCATGCACTGTCCTCCGATGTGATGCAAAGCTATTTCCAAAATTGGGAATTAAATATAGATGGCGAAATTGCCAATTTTCTGCCACAAAATATCCAAATATATCTACCTGATAACGGTAAAATAGAATTCAGCGGCAAAGTTGCGATAGAAGAAAAGGGGAACAGCCGCATTTTAGGTTTTAATGCAAGAGTGAGTCCACCTATTAATTCGCAGCCATTGTTATTAGAAAGTTTCCACTGTACTCAAGGAGAAGGACTCTCTATTCCTTTAATTACAGCTTTAATGCAGAAGCTTAAAGAATTGCAAAAAACTTCCTATTTTGTGTGGGAAAAGATGATTCTACGCATTAAAGATATGCAAGTAACACAAAGCAATCTTATTCTTTTGGTAGAAGCGTATGTGAAGCAAATACCATCAATGGAAAATATGCCTCTGAATAAATAAAATGATTGCTACTAAACTCTAGTAACTCACTTTCCTTCTTTGTAATATTAGCAAGCTAATTCACTTCCAAATACGAATATGCAAGAGTACGATGTTGTAATTATTGGCGCAGGACATAACGGTCTAGTTTGTGCTGCGTATTTGTTAAAAGCTGGCTATAGCGTCCTATTATTAGAAAAGCGTTCTGTTCCAGGTGGCGCAGCAACAACCGAAGAATGTTTACCTCAAGAAGCACCTGGATTTAAATTTAATTTATGTGCTATTGACCATGAATTTATTCATCTAGGGCCAGTTGTTGAAGAATTAGAACTAGAAAAATACGGCTTAGAATATCTAGAGTGCGATCCAGTAGTTTTCTGTCCTCATCCCGATGGTAAGTATTTTTTAGCGCATAAATCTCTAGAAAAAACTTGTGCAGAAATTGCTCGTTATAACGAACGCGATGCTAAAAAGTATGCAGAATTTACCGACTACTGGCAACGAGCATTAGGAGCAATGATTCCTATGTTTAATGCTCCACCAAAGTCAATTATTGATATTCTTGGTAACTACGACATTACAAAACTTAAAGATTTATTTTCAGTTATTGGTTCCCCCAATAAAACGCTGGACTTTATTCGCACGATGTTAACCAGCGCTGAAGATTTACTTAATGAGTGGTTTGATGAAGAATTTCTCAAAGCACCCCTAGCAAGACTAGCAGCAGAACTCGGCGCACCACCATCACAAAAAACCGTTGCCATTGGTGCAATTATGATGGCAATGCGGCACAATCCTGGGATGGCGAGACCGCGCGGTGGAACTGGCGCACTTGTAAAAGCTTTGGTGAATTTAGTCACAAGTAAAGGTGGCGTAATTCTCACAGATCAACATGTAGAAAAAGTGTTGATTGATGATAAAAAAGCCGTAGGTGTTAGAGTTGCTGGCGGTCAAGAATATCGAGCTAAATACGGCGTTATTTCTAATATCGATGCCAAACGGTTATTCTTACAAATGACTGATAAAAGCGATATTGATGCAGTCGATCCAGATTTGTGGGAAAGATTAGAACGCCGGATCGTTAATAATAACGAAACTATTCTCAAAATAGATTTGGCTTTAAACGAACCGCTGCATTTTCCATACCATGCACATAAAGATGAATACCTAATTGGGTCTATCTTGATTGCTGATTCAGTTACTCACGTTGAACAAGCTCATAGTAAATGTACTTTAGGAGAAATTCCTGATTCTGACCCATCAATGTATGTAGTAATGCCCAGTGCTTTAGACCCAACCTTAGCACCACCAGGCAAACACACTGTATGGATTGAATTTTTTGCTCCTTACCAAATTGCAGGTGCAGAAGGCACAGGTTTAAAAGGTACTGGTTGGACAGATGAACTCAAAAATCAAGTTGCAGATAGGGTAGTTGATAAGTTAGCGACCTATGCACCAAATGTAAAAAATGCAACTATCGCTCGTCGTGTCGAAAGTCCAGCAGAATTGGGCGAAAGATTAGGTGCTTACAAAGGGAATTATTACCACGTTGATATGTCCTTAGATCAGATGGTATTTTTCCGCCCTCTACCAGAAATAGCGAACTACAAAACACCAATTGATAATCTATTTTTAACTGGTGCCGGAACACATCCAGGTGGTTCAATCTCTGGTATGCCAGGACGCAATTGTGCGCGGGTATTCTTGCAGACAAAACATCCGATCGCCCAGACTTTGAAAGATGCTAGAGATTCAATTAAGTCTACTGTCGGTTCGGTGTTTGGAATGATTTAGATTTCAAGGCATACTATTAATCGGTAAGAAAAATATGTATGCCTTTTCGCAATATTTATCACAACTGTGTTAAAAATGCCCTACTCAAAGATGGCTTGAGTGGGGTAAAAAATATTTATATGTTGATTTGGGAGCAGAGCAGCTAGGCGATACTCATTACCTAAATCTGCAATAGATTAGCGATCGCCTGGGGAAGTGGCAGTACAATCATCACTAACAAAGTCATTGATAATAAACCCAAAATATCGCGTTTATTATCGAGTTCTGTCACATCATTGAGAGCAGGTTCATCAACCAAGGGTATGAGTAATAAGATGATTGCCCAAACGAAATATTCTACCTGAATAAAAGAAAGTAATAGCAGCAACAAGCGTGCCATTTGTCCAATTGCGATCGCAGTTCTTTGCCCAAAGATAGCGTGGACAATATGACCGCCGTCTAATTGTCCCACAGGCATTAAATTCAATGCCGTCACAATTAGCCCCAAAAAACCTGCAACGGCAACTGGATGTAAGTCAATAGCTGATGTTGAGGTTAACGAATTCCCCAGTGCTAATTTTGAGAGAAGTGCTAGCAAAATCGAATATTTGGGATTAAGAGCATCGGGGTTTAATGGCCCGGTTTTTGCATTCAAAGCAACGACATCAGAGTGAGCTAAACCCCAAATTAATAAGGGTAAAGTAACAATAAAACCTGCGATTGGCCCGGCAATACTCACATCAAATAAAGCTTTGCGGTTAGGGATGGGACTACGCATCTGAATAAATGCCCCAAATGTTCCTAAGAAAAACGGCACGGGGATAAAATAAGGCAGTGTGGCGCGAATGTTGTAGTACTTAGCTGTTAAATAATGACCAAGTTCGTGGATACCTAAAATGGTCATCAGTCCTAAAGCGTAAGGCAATCCCTGGAGCAAAACACTTGGTTGAGATTTTATGACGTTAAGATCCACACCAGCAAGTTTAGTTCCCACTAAAGTAGTAGTTACCAAAGTAGCTACCAAAAGCAACAGTGCTAATCCTGGGCGCGTTAACTGTTCTCGGTAACTGGGATTTACCTGTTTTGCAGCTTGAGGATTGGGAACAAGCACAAAGAAAGGTTTACTGTTAACACCTTCTTGAAATATCAGCAAAAAGCGATCGCCAAATTGCGCTTCGATATTCGACTTAATTTGCTGGTATGCCTTATTTGGTGCAGTTCTTAACTGACCGCGACAAATTACCGCCTGGGGCCGATACTCAATGTTTTGAATGTAGTATGTAGACCAGGGAAAACAATTTCGCAGTTGGGTTTCTTCCGTTGGCTCAATGGGACGCACTTTTACTGGTTCTGCGGTAGGATGAATAACCGATTGTGATTCAATAGCTTGAGGTTCAGTCTGTTTATCTGTGGGTGTTCGCCGTCCCCATTGAAATAACAGCCAGTATAACAGAATGCAGACGATCGATGACCAAAGGATCAGCGATGAAGGCGGTGGTTGTTTCGCCCCATACAATAACGTCCATCCGGTCAATAAAAATGCTGGTGTCATTAAAACCAGCCACAACAACCAGACAGGTGTCTGAGTGCTATGTGCAACTACACGCTGCACCATGAGATAAGTAGCTAGTCCCAGTAGGAGGAGAAACCAAAATGTCATTTGTTCTTCGGTAATTTGAAAAAACGTCCCACTCGTAGAGTCAGCACCACAGCTTTCACTACCAGCCAGACTATAAAACCCCAATTTTTTCCACAACGGTTAACAGCCTTTGAACTGTGTAACCCAATTGTTGACAACTCCTCAGTTTCGGTATTTTTTCATGTGCCCCTTACCCCAACAGCCAAGTCATACAGTTAAGCCACCAAGGGGTGTGCTAGACAGCATTTATGCTTTTCCGCCCAATCGGGACACATTAGGGGGAACCTCTTATTTTATTGTAAGAAAAGAAAGCAATATCCTCATCGACTGCCCTGCTTTAGAGCAGACAAATCTCGATTTTTTGCGATCGCATGGCGGTGTGCGCTGGCTATTTCTCACCCATCGCGGTGCTATTGGCAAAACAGCAGAACTTCAGGAATCTTTGGATTGCAAGGTGGTAATTCAAGAGCAAGAAGCTTATTTATTACCAGGATTAACTGTAACTACCTTTATCCAAGAACTCACTTTAGATTCAGAAATACAAATCATTTGGACGCCAGGACATTCTCCTGGCTCGTCTTGCCTATACTACAGCCAACTTGGAGGCGTGCTATTTTCAGGACGCCATTTAGTTCCCAACCAACAGGGCGAACCCCTTCCCTTACGCACAGCCAAAACCTTTCACTGGCCGCGACAAATTAACAGTATTAAATACCTATTAGAACGCTTTACACCAGAAACACTTCAGTATATTTGTCCTGGTGCAAATACAGGTTATCTAAGAGGCAAAGGTGCGATCGCTCAAGCATATCAGCATCTCGCCTCTCTAGATTTACACGCTTTGCGTCAGATGCAAGCACTTTTCTAAAGGACGAAGGGTGTGAGTAAGCAGTGGTTTCACTGTCCTAAGCCACTGTTTTTATACTGTTGATACCGTGACTCATCCATTGCATTAATAGCCATTGATTAGCAGGCTTGTCTAGTGCAGGTAAAACGCGAAAGTTAAAAACTTGCTCCCAAACTTCCTCGCCATGTTGGGAAACAAAAGCTTGCTCTAGCTCTTGAAATTGAGCGTAGTCTTTGTTACCAATAGCTGCCAGCATACCTATTAGTTCATTGACAGGTATCTGAGTAGCTGTTAATTGTGCTTCTGTCATAGTTTTTTGTACCTAAATATACATATATACCTAAGTAAGCCTCGCTTAGTGTCCATGATTTCGATTAAGTCCTTGTCCTTCATCCTAGCGAGAGAAAAGCAAGCAAGCTCTGATGCAGCGGCTGACCAATCCCTAGTTTCCGTTCGCCAGTCCCAATCCTCCCCCGATCGCCTCTCTAGCTCGTTATCTTCAGTCATGACTCGTCTTTACTGCTACATAAAATCTAGACCTTAGTTCTATGCCCTATGCCCTATTTCCCAATCCCACCACTACAGAATTTTTTGTCAACAATTCCACAGCTGCTTGATATTGTTGATCTGCTTCTGTGCCAATTTGTTCGCGGGTAATTGCTTCTTGAGAAATTACTTTGTCTGGTTTTATACCTAGCTTGTTAATATCTCGATGTTGAGGTGTTTCATATTTAGCAATTGTTACTGCCAAGCCAGAACCATCTGATAATTCAAACAAGGATTGAATCAAGCCTTTACCAAAAGTGGTTTCGCCTACTAGTTGGGCACGACCATTATCTTGTAATGCTCCGGCAAGAATTTCGCTGGCACTAGCGGTTCCTTGGTTTACCAAAATTACTAATGGATCTGAAGTCAGTGCTGGGCCAAATGCCTCAAAACTGCCTTGAATGCCTTGGCGATTGACAGTGTATACTATCGTGCCAGAGTCTAACCACAACCGAGCGATTTCAATTCCGGCTTGCAGTAGCCCCCCAGGATTATTGCGCAAATCTAAAATATAAGCAGCCGCACCTTTTTTTTCTAAACTAGTAATGGCGTGTGCCACTTCCATTGAGGCGTTGGCATTAAACTGATTCAGGCGCAGATAGCCAATGGGCGTACCTTGTGAGGTAACGCGCATTTCTGCAACGACAGGGTTTAAAGCAATGCGATCGCGCATCACCCGCAATTCCTTTTCTGCCTCGCCATCTCTTGCGATTAACAGCGTCACTAGACTGCCAATTGGACCGCGCATTTTCGCAGCAGCTTCGTCTAAGGTGAGATTTTCTGTAGAGACACCTTCAATTTTGACAATGCGATCGCGCGGTCTAATTCCGGCTTTCTCTGCTGGTGAACCTGCTATGGGTGCTACTACTTCCAACTTTCCAGTTTCCGGGTCAAGAGCAATTTGTAAACCTACCCCTGTCAGTTCGCCAGAAGTATTTACCTGTAAACTGCGGTACTGTTCTGGGTCTAAAAAACGGGTAAAAGGGTCGTCCAAGCTTTTGAGCATATTCTGAATTGCTGCATAAGCGGCTTCCTGGTTTTTGATTGGCTTCTCCAAAGCCTTTTGCCGCACCGTTGCCCAGTTTTGATGATTAAATGTTTCATCTAGATAAGTTCGATTGACAATTCGCCAAACTTCCGATATCAGTTTTTGCTCATCTGTCAAAGCCGCCGCTGGTTGAATAATTGTACCCAGTGCCAGCCAAACTCCCATTAGCAATGAAAATCCCAGCCGAAAAACCTTTTTGTTCATGAACAAGCCCATCTTGAATTCCACCTCAACCCAAATTGCCTAGAACTGCCCAGTTGCTTTGTTTTTGATGAAATCTATCTCTCGACTATGTTACTTTTTTTATAGAAGTGGTGCATTGGTCTTAATCAAGTTGTTAAGTCAGCTAATTCCCTTGCATCACACGCAACAAACGATAAGATCTACTTTGTGACCACCATTCTTCATGTTGGTTTGCCCAAAAAACGCAATACATAAAATGTTTACAGAGTGTTAAGTTTATTAAAAGTCTTATCACTCTGAAGCCTTAAAAGCAAACGAACAAAATCCTCTTTGCTAAAATCCCAAAATTGTTCATTGGGAGTATCGATCAACCGCAACT
The genomic region above belongs to Calothrix sp. NIES-2098 and contains:
- a CDS encoding beta-lactamase-like protein, yielding MCPLPQQPSHTVKPPRGVLDSIYAFPPNRDTLGGTSYFIVRKESNILIDCPALEQTNLDFLRSHGGVRWLFLTHRGAIGKTAELQESLDCKVVIQEQEAYLLPGLTVTTFIQELTLDSEIQIIWTPGHSPGSSCLYYSQLGGVLFSGRHLVPNQQGEPLPLRTAKTFHWPRQINSIKYLLERFTPETLQYICPGANTGYLRGKGAIAQAYQHLASLDLHALRQMQALF
- a CDS encoding carboxyl-terminal protease — encoded protein: MGLFMNKKVFRLGFSLLMGVWLALGTIIQPAAALTDEQKLISEVWRIVNRTYLDETFNHQNWATVRQKALEKPIKNQEAAYAAIQNMLKSLDDPFTRFLDPEQYRSLQVNTSGELTGVGLQIALDPETGKLEVVAPIAGSPAEKAGIRPRDRIVKIEGVSTENLTLDEAAAKMRGPIGSLVTLLIARDGEAEKELRVMRDRIALNPVVAEMRVTSQGTPIGYLRLNQFNANASMEVAHAITSLEKKGAAAYILDLRNNPGGLLQAGIEIARLWLDSGTIVYTVNRQGIQGSFEAFGPALTSDPLVILVNQGTASASEILAGALQDNGRAQLVGETTFGKGLIQSLFELSDGSGLAVTIAKYETPQHRDINKLGIKPDKVISQEAITREQIGTEADQQYQAAVELLTKNSVVVGLGNRA
- a CDS encoding FAD dependent oxidoreductase, with the protein product MQEYDVVIIGAGHNGLVCAAYLLKAGYSVLLLEKRSVPGGAATTEECLPQEAPGFKFNLCAIDHEFIHLGPVVEELELEKYGLEYLECDPVVFCPHPDGKYFLAHKSLEKTCAEIARYNERDAKKYAEFTDYWQRALGAMIPMFNAPPKSIIDILGNYDITKLKDLFSVIGSPNKTLDFIRTMLTSAEDLLNEWFDEEFLKAPLARLAAELGAPPSQKTVAIGAIMMAMRHNPGMARPRGGTGALVKALVNLVTSKGGVILTDQHVEKVLIDDKKAVGVRVAGGQEYRAKYGVISNIDAKRLFLQMTDKSDIDAVDPDLWERLERRIVNNNETILKIDLALNEPLHFPYHAHKDEYLIGSILIADSVTHVEQAHSKCTLGEIPDSDPSMYVVMPSALDPTLAPPGKHTVWIEFFAPYQIAGAEGTGLKGTGWTDELKNQVADRVVDKLATYAPNVKNATIARRVESPAELGERLGAYKGNYYHVDMSLDQMVFFRPLPEIANYKTPIDNLFLTGAGTHPGGSISGMPGRNCARVFLQTKHPIAQTLKDARDSIKSTVGSVFGMI